A window from Littorina saxatilis isolate snail1 linkage group LG9, US_GU_Lsax_2.0, whole genome shotgun sequence encodes these proteins:
- the LOC138975128 gene encoding uncharacterized protein — protein MFAEILRKSCGVRDEEAAFLGPGMQNTQQFFTDFTVSCWEVSPMAGREVTSAEIQRVVAEAERSPWAEHIVLTDIHGRTDIDSVKTIVVIIITTSPFSQTVFIKFMWDFKAEAGEILLQAMQSTGGQERSLRPVLAIVGPILALSSMIHDCVLHQWCLAVSSWVLCLLTWPNHSNFHRPAVVKRGS, from the exons TCCTGTGGCGTGAGGGATGAGGAAGCTGCCTTCTTGGGTCCAGGTATGCAGAACACCCAGCAGTTCTTTACTGACTTCACTGTCAGTTGCTGGGAGGTAAG TCCTATGGCAGGGAGAGAAGTAACATCTGCGGAAATTCAACGTGTTGTGGCGGAAGCAGAAAGGAGTCCCTGGGCAGAACATATTGTATTAACTG ACATCCACGGCAGGACTGACATTGATTCAGTGAAAACAattgttgtcatcatcatcaccactagTCCCTTCAGTCAGACAGTCTTCATCAAGTTCATGTGGGACTTCAAGGCAGAAGCAGGAGAAATCCTTCTCCAGGCTATGCAGTCTACAGGAGGCCAGGAGCGCTCATTACGTCCAGTCCTTGCCATTGTTGGACCAATTCTTGCCTTGTCTTCCATGATCCACGACTGTGTCCTTCATCAATGGTGCCTTGCAGTATCATCTTGGGTTTTATGCCTCTTGACATGGCCCAACCACTCCAACTTCCATCGTCCAGCAGTTGTCAAGAGAGGTTCATGA